The proteins below come from a single Pseudarthrobacter sp. SSS035 genomic window:
- a CDS encoding MFS transporter, with product MNGQNFEPADNVVSKETRRRVIAASFIGNFVEWFDYAVYGYLAVTIATVFFPESDPQTGLLLTFALFAISFLVRPLGGFVWGHIGDRVGRRTALSLSILIMSGATFCIALIPGYATIGIWAPILLLVIRVVQGFSASGEYAGASAFLVEYAPANKRGLYAAVVPASTAAGLLLGSLIAGLLTVLLSSDAMQSWGWRLPFLLAAPMGLIGRYIRTKLEDTPVFRELAAEDEAIKAPVSSLLRNHWRQLLQAVGAVLLNAVGFYVILSYMPTYLSSELGLGETESFLATTIALVTYIGFIFLTGMLSDRYGRKKVLISASVAFIVLTVPAFALLGTGNFLVIVLMQILLGAMLTLNDGTLPSFLAEMFPTRVRYSGFAVSFNLSNALFGGTAPFMATLLIAATASDLAPAWYLVAAAVISLIAVSLSRETCKEPLRRE from the coding sequence ATGAACGGCCAGAATTTTGAACCCGCTGACAACGTGGTCAGCAAAGAAACGCGCCGCAGAGTCATTGCGGCCAGCTTCATCGGCAACTTCGTTGAATGGTTCGACTACGCCGTCTACGGCTATCTGGCCGTCACGATTGCCACAGTCTTTTTCCCTGAATCAGATCCCCAGACCGGACTTCTGCTGACCTTCGCCCTGTTTGCGATTTCATTCCTGGTACGCCCGCTCGGCGGGTTCGTCTGGGGCCACATCGGTGACAGGGTGGGCCGGCGCACAGCGCTGTCCCTCTCGATCTTGATCATGTCAGGAGCAACCTTCTGCATTGCACTCATTCCGGGCTATGCCACGATCGGTATCTGGGCTCCCATCCTGCTTCTGGTCATCCGGGTAGTGCAGGGCTTCTCCGCCTCTGGTGAATACGCTGGAGCGTCGGCCTTCCTGGTCGAGTACGCTCCGGCCAACAAGCGTGGCCTATACGCCGCGGTTGTTCCCGCCAGTACCGCGGCCGGCTTGCTCCTCGGCTCCCTGATCGCAGGCCTGTTGACAGTCCTTCTGAGTTCCGATGCCATGCAAAGCTGGGGTTGGCGGCTGCCGTTCCTGCTCGCAGCCCCGATGGGACTGATCGGCCGCTACATCCGGACCAAGCTCGAAGACACCCCGGTGTTCCGCGAGCTGGCAGCGGAGGACGAGGCAATCAAGGCACCCGTATCCAGCCTGTTGCGGAACCACTGGCGGCAGCTGCTGCAGGCCGTCGGAGCGGTGCTGCTCAACGCCGTCGGGTTCTACGTCATCCTCAGCTACATGCCCACCTATTTGTCCTCGGAACTGGGCCTTGGCGAAACCGAATCGTTCCTTGCGACGACCATCGCGCTGGTCACGTACATCGGCTTTATCTTCCTGACCGGGATGCTTTCGGACCGTTACGGACGCAAGAAGGTGCTGATCAGTGCATCCGTCGCCTTTATTGTGCTGACCGTGCCCGCATTCGCACTGCTGGGAACCGGGAATTTCCTGGTCATCGTCCTCATGCAGATCCTGCTGGGAGCGATGCTCACCCTCAATGACGGAACACTTCCCAGCTTCCTGGCCGAAATGTTCCCCACCCGCGTCCGCTACAGCGGCTTCGCGGTCAGCTTCAACCTCTCCAACGCCCTGTTCGGCGGTACCGCCCCGTTCATGGCCACGCTCCTGATCGCGGCCACCGCAAGCGATCTGGCTCCGGCCTGGTACCTCGTCGCTGCGGCAGTCATCTCGCTGATCGCCGTTTCACTGTCCAGGGAAACCTGCAAAGAACCGCTGCGCCGCGAATAG
- a CDS encoding alcohol dehydrogenase catalytic domain-containing protein, translated as MPRYRWRPSWSGTPVRGEALVDILTCGVCHTDLHYRQGGITDDFPILLGHEATRVVSAIGPSARTTAWTGRPWPRDTRSLKTDIGRGRFTVSPLEYLTPPDGHLVLQTIRSHDQYNTTFYGHDRQADKFRLVAYPTAKGCAAAYFPEANALVHQENVARESNSPGFKAMFVRFEPHGPLATDEESALAGTHA; from the coding sequence ATGCCCCGGTATCGGTGGAGACCATCCTGGTCCGGGACCCCGGTCCGGGGGGAGGCACTGGTGGACATCCTCACCTGCGGGGTCTGCCACACGGACCTGCACTACAGGCAGGGCGGCATCACTGACGATTTCCCCATCCTGCTGGGCCATGAGGCCACAAGGGTGGTCAGCGCTATCGGTCCTTCGGCGAGGACCACGGCGTGGACTGGAAGGCCATGGCCGCGGGATACCCGCTCGCTCAAGACGGACATCGGCCGCGGCCGCTTCACCGTCAGCCCGCTCGAATACCTCACCCCGCCGGACGGACACCTGGTCCTCCAGACCATCCGCAGCCACGACCAGTACAACACCACCTTCTATGGCCACGACCGGCAGGCCGACAAATTCCGCCTGGTGGCCTACCCCACGGCGAAGGGCTGCGCCGCCGCGTACTTCCCCGAAGCCAACGCCCTGGTCCACCAGGAAAACGTGGCCCGCGAATCCAATTCCCCCGGCTTCAAGGCAATGTTCGTCCGATTTGAGCCGCACGGCCCACTCGCAACGGACGAGGAATCGGCCCTGGCGGGCACTCACGCCTGA
- a CDS encoding alkaline phosphatase D family protein codes for MTTSLVLGPMMRYVDETSASIWVETRSESRVTVRAGGRDWAARTFAVHGHHYALVEADGLEPGTVLPYTLEIDGEHVWPDPATGFPPSVIATLKPGKPLRLAYGYCRTSVPHDESGNRTHGVDSLRAYALAMASGGDLPWPDLVAFLGDQVYADLTSEQMQQFIRARRDIDEPPGEELKDYEEYAHLYNLAWSDPANRWLLSTLPSAMIFDDHDIRDDWNASLSWKREMEATTWWHGRIVSGLASYWVYQHLGNLSPQERRDDAIWQRIAGHQGGAELDVSAELDGFAERADRDPESYRWSYCRDFGDTRLIVVDSRAARNLDPEARALLDDDEMAWLDGRMRGGFRHLLVATSLPFLLPMGLHHVESWNEAVSEGAWGKRAARAGEKLRQAVDLEHWGAFQKSFQDVAAMAAEVADGKRGPSPETVTFLSGDVHFSYVAEVERSSGSRIIQAVCSPIRNPLPRLMRYFGAVMAYGLASPVGALVARSARVPNPPFRWKRLEGPWFTNNLASLEVVPEGLKLWWQTGVVEDGDELHPRLETVASVIVASREEGGSPRVGRGLDRLTHRRADRT; via the coding sequence ATGACGACTTCCCTGGTGCTTGGTCCCATGATGCGGTATGTGGATGAGACCTCGGCGAGCATCTGGGTGGAGACCCGGAGCGAGTCCCGCGTCACCGTCCGGGCCGGCGGCAGGGACTGGGCGGCGCGTACTTTCGCGGTGCACGGCCACCATTACGCACTGGTGGAGGCGGACGGACTGGAGCCCGGAACGGTGCTTCCCTACACCTTGGAAATCGACGGCGAACACGTCTGGCCGGATCCGGCCACCGGGTTTCCGCCGTCGGTGATCGCGACGCTGAAGCCCGGCAAGCCGCTGCGCCTGGCCTACGGCTACTGCCGCACCAGCGTCCCGCACGACGAGTCCGGCAACCGGACGCACGGCGTCGACTCGCTCCGCGCCTACGCCCTGGCGATGGCCTCAGGCGGTGACTTGCCGTGGCCGGACCTGGTGGCCTTCCTGGGCGACCAGGTCTACGCCGACCTGACCAGCGAACAGATGCAGCAATTCATCCGCGCCCGCCGCGACATCGACGAACCGCCCGGCGAGGAGCTCAAAGACTACGAAGAATATGCGCACCTCTACAATCTCGCCTGGTCCGACCCGGCGAACAGGTGGCTGTTGTCCACCCTGCCCAGCGCGATGATCTTCGACGACCACGACATCCGCGACGACTGGAACGCCTCGCTGAGCTGGAAAAGGGAGATGGAAGCCACCACGTGGTGGCACGGGCGGATTGTCTCGGGGCTTGCCTCCTACTGGGTGTACCAGCATCTGGGCAACCTCTCGCCACAGGAGCGGCGGGACGATGCCATCTGGCAGCGGATCGCCGGGCACCAGGGCGGGGCCGAACTCGACGTCAGTGCTGAACTGGACGGCTTCGCGGAACGCGCAGACCGGGACCCGGAATCCTACCGGTGGAGTTACTGCCGGGATTTCGGCGACACACGGCTGATAGTGGTTGACTCCCGCGCGGCCAGGAATCTGGACCCGGAAGCCCGCGCCCTGCTTGACGACGACGAAATGGCCTGGCTTGACGGCCGGATGCGAGGCGGATTCCGGCACCTGCTCGTGGCCACATCCCTGCCTTTCCTGCTGCCGATGGGCCTGCACCACGTTGAGTCGTGGAATGAGGCCGTTTCGGAGGGCGCGTGGGGGAAGCGCGCCGCCCGGGCTGGCGAGAAGCTGCGCCAGGCGGTGGACCTGGAACACTGGGGCGCCTTCCAAAAAAGCTTTCAGGACGTGGCTGCCATGGCGGCCGAGGTCGCCGATGGCAAGCGTGGCCCGTCACCCGAGACCGTGACATTCCTGTCCGGGGACGTCCATTTTTCTTACGTCGCCGAGGTGGAACGCTCCTCCGGCAGCCGGATCATCCAGGCAGTCTGTTCCCCGATCCGCAACCCCCTTCCCCGGCTGATGAGATACTTCGGGGCCGTCATGGCCTATGGCCTGGCTTCACCGGTAGGTGCCCTGGTGGCCCGCTCGGCGCGTGTGCCGAATCCGCCGTTCCGCTGGAAACGCCTCGAGGGGCCCTGGTTCACCAACAACCTGGCCAGTCTGGAGGTTGTCCCGGAGGGGCTGAAGCTGTGGTGGCAGACAGGCGTGGTGGAAGACGGCGACGAACTTCACCCACGGCTCGAGACTGTGGCATCCGTTATTGTGGCGTCCCGGGAGGAAGGCGGGAGCCCACGTGTCGGGCGGGGTTTGGACAGGCTCACCCACCGGCGCGCGGATCGAACCTAG
- the pdxS gene encoding pyridoxal 5'-phosphate synthase lyase subunit PdxS — translation MKRLPYEHVAVTGSSRVKRGMAEMLKGGVIMDVVNVEQARIAEDAGAVAVMALERVPADIRAQGGVSRMSDPDMIEAIIAAVSVPVMAKARIGHFVEAQVLQSLGVDYIDESEVLTPADYVHHIDKWNFKVPFVCGATNLGEALRRINEGAAMIRSKGEAGTGDVSNATGHMRQIRAEIAKLAALPEDELYVAAKELQAPLELVKEVAAAGKLPVVLFTAGGIATPADAAMMMQLGAEGVFVGSGIFKAGNPAQRAAAVVRATAYYDDPDVIAQVSRGLGEAMVGINVDEIPQPHRLAERGW, via the coding sequence CTGAAACGACTCCCCTACGAACATGTCGCTGTTACGGGCAGCAGCCGCGTCAAGCGCGGTATGGCTGAGATGCTCAAGGGCGGCGTCATCATGGACGTCGTCAACGTCGAACAGGCCCGCATCGCCGAGGACGCCGGTGCCGTTGCAGTGATGGCGCTGGAACGCGTTCCGGCTGATATCCGTGCCCAGGGCGGCGTGTCCCGCATGTCGGACCCGGACATGATCGAGGCGATCATCGCAGCCGTGTCCGTCCCGGTCATGGCCAAGGCCCGGATCGGCCACTTCGTGGAGGCCCAGGTCCTGCAGTCGTTGGGCGTGGACTACATTGACGAGTCCGAGGTCCTGACCCCGGCCGACTACGTCCACCACATCGACAAGTGGAACTTCAAGGTTCCCTTCGTCTGTGGCGCCACGAACCTGGGTGAGGCGCTGCGCCGCATCAACGAGGGTGCGGCCATGATCCGGTCCAAGGGCGAGGCCGGCACCGGCGACGTCTCCAACGCCACCGGGCACATGCGCCAGATCCGCGCCGAGATCGCCAAGCTTGCGGCGCTGCCCGAGGACGAGCTGTACGTCGCGGCCAAGGAACTGCAGGCCCCGCTCGAACTGGTCAAGGAAGTCGCCGCCGCCGGCAAGCTCCCCGTGGTGCTGTTCACCGCGGGCGGCATCGCCACCCCGGCCGACGCTGCGATGATGATGCAGCTCGGCGCCGAGGGGGTGTTTGTCGGTTCCGGCATCTTCAAGGCCGGCAATCCGGCCCAGCGTGCCGCCGCCGTCGTCAGGGCTACTGCCTATTACGACGACCCCGACGTCATCGCCCAGGTCTCCCGTGGCCTCGGCGAAGCCATGGTGGGCATCAACGTGGACGAGATCCCGCAGCCCCACCGCCTCGCCGAGCGCGGTTGGTAA
- a CDS encoding L-serine ammonia-lyase, whose amino-acid sequence MALSVLDLFSVGIGPSSSHTVGPMRAAKLFADGLKGDGHLSATRRVQAELFGSLGATGRGHGSDKAVVLGFKGLDPETVDTATADDQVAAAALDAELLVGGHHRVDFNWDEDVVLHRRKSLPAHPNGMTFRALDHAGAVLSERSFYSIGGGFVVDGDAGAEDRVVADSTVLPYPFSTADELLEICKREGMSISDVMLANELTWRSEAELREKLLALWAVMRECVDNGCAAEGILPGGLNVRRRAPSLFQTLTADTGVTDPLRAMEWVNLFALAVNEENAAGGRIVTAPTNGAAGIVPAVLHYYVKFVPGANDDGVVRFLLAAAAVGILFKINASISGAEVGCQGEVGSACSMAAAGLCEVLGGTPEQVENAAEVGIEHNLGLTCDPVGGLVQIPCIERNAIASVKAINAARLSLHGDGSHKVSLDKAIKTMRETGADMKSKYKETSRGGLAVNVIEC is encoded by the coding sequence ATGGCACTCAGCGTCCTGGACCTCTTCTCCGTTGGTATCGGGCCCTCGTCGTCGCACACGGTGGGCCCGATGCGGGCGGCAAAGCTCTTCGCCGACGGACTCAAGGGCGACGGCCACCTGAGCGCCACCAGGCGCGTCCAGGCTGAGCTGTTCGGTTCGCTGGGTGCCACCGGGCGGGGCCACGGCTCGGACAAGGCCGTGGTCCTGGGCTTCAAGGGACTGGACCCGGAAACCGTGGACACCGCCACGGCGGACGACCAGGTGGCTGCCGCGGCCCTCGACGCCGAACTCCTGGTCGGTGGCCACCACCGCGTGGACTTCAACTGGGACGAGGACGTGGTGCTGCACCGGCGCAAGTCCCTCCCGGCCCACCCCAACGGCATGACCTTCCGCGCCCTGGACCACGCCGGGGCGGTGCTGAGCGAACGGAGCTTCTACTCGATCGGCGGCGGCTTTGTAGTGGACGGCGATGCCGGCGCCGAAGACAGGGTGGTGGCGGACTCCACCGTCCTCCCGTACCCCTTCAGCACCGCCGACGAACTCCTGGAGATCTGCAAGCGCGAGGGCATGTCCATTTCCGACGTTATGCTCGCCAACGAACTCACATGGCGCAGCGAAGCGGAACTCCGGGAAAAACTGCTGGCACTCTGGGCAGTCATGCGCGAATGCGTGGACAACGGCTGCGCCGCTGAGGGGATTCTTCCAGGCGGCCTTAACGTCAGACGACGGGCGCCGTCGTTGTTCCAGACCCTGACCGCAGACACCGGCGTCACCGATCCCCTGCGGGCCATGGAGTGGGTGAACCTCTTCGCCCTGGCGGTCAACGAGGAAAACGCCGCGGGCGGTCGCATTGTCACCGCCCCCACCAACGGCGCGGCGGGAATCGTGCCCGCCGTGCTGCACTACTACGTGAAGTTCGTGCCCGGCGCCAATGACGACGGTGTGGTTCGTTTCCTGCTGGCCGCGGCCGCAGTCGGAATTCTGTTCAAGATCAACGCTTCCATCTCCGGTGCGGAGGTTGGGTGCCAGGGGGAGGTGGGCTCGGCCTGCTCCATGGCGGCCGCGGGCCTATGCGAGGTCCTCGGAGGAACGCCCGAGCAGGTGGAGAATGCCGCCGAAGTAGGGATCGAACACAACCTCGGCCTGACCTGCGACCCCGTGGGCGGCCTGGTGCAGATTCCCTGCATCGAACGCAACGCCATCGCCAGCGTCAAAGCCATCAACGCCGCGCGGCTGTCCCTCCACGGGGACGGCAGCCACAAAGTGTCCCTGGATAAAGCGATCAAGACCATGCGGGAAACCGGCGCCGACATGAAAAGCAAATATAAGGAGACGTCCCGGGGTGGCCTCGCGGTAAACGTCATCGAATGCTGA
- a CDS encoding sarcosine oxidase subunit gamma, whose protein sequence is MANSAALEGINGLRDIRRSPASHLAPALVAGSVRGKVVLAEGPFQTMAGIRVDPRSEEGARIASVAGGLPARCGDVGGADGVSVLWLGPAEFLVVAPEEAHDSLGGNLIGSLTEALGDAPGQVVDLSANRTTFELSGPRARAVLEKGCALDLHPRSFTPGTALNTEVGNIPVVLQKTGEESFRLFPRASFADFLGRWLLDAMREYASPEVP, encoded by the coding sequence ATGGCTAATTCAGCAGCACTCGAAGGCATCAATGGACTCCGGGACATCCGCCGGAGCCCCGCCTCCCACCTGGCCCCGGCACTGGTGGCAGGCTCCGTCCGGGGCAAGGTTGTCCTGGCCGAGGGCCCCTTCCAGACCATGGCCGGGATCCGCGTGGACCCCCGCTCCGAGGAAGGGGCGCGGATCGCTTCTGTTGCCGGCGGCCTGCCGGCACGCTGCGGCGACGTGGGCGGCGCCGACGGCGTCAGCGTCCTCTGGCTGGGACCGGCGGAGTTCCTGGTGGTTGCACCCGAAGAGGCCCACGACTCCCTGGGCGGCAACCTCATCGGGTCCCTCACCGAGGCGCTGGGTGACGCCCCCGGCCAGGTGGTGGACCTGTCCGCCAACCGCACCACGTTTGAACTGTCCGGTCCCCGCGCCCGGGCCGTCCTGGAAAAAGGCTGCGCCCTTGACCTGCACCCGCGCAGTTTCACCCCGGGAACCGCCCTGAACACCGAGGTGGGCAACATCCCGGTGGTCCTGCAGAAGACCGGGGAGGAAAGCTTCCGGCTTTTCCCCCGCGCCTCCTTCGCGGACTTCCTGGGCCGGTGGCTCCTCGATGCAATGCGCGAGTATGCCTCGCCAGAGGTCCCCTAA
- a CDS encoding 2Fe-2S iron-sulfur cluster-binding protein, which yields MTSQNARLAAGGRIDRTISWRFTVDGEEFTGHPGDTLASALLANGRIAAGNSLYEDRARGIMSAGVEESNALVRVEARFPGHVAESMLPATTVTLVDGLAAGMLNGLGKLDPEDDRAEYDKKYVHTDVLIIGGGPAGLAAAREAVRAGARVMLMDDQPELGGSLLSGSTASGLAETIEGNPALEWVADVEAELVSGAESTVLNRTTAFGAYDANYVIAVQNRTDHLSSPAAPGVSRQRIWHVRANQVILAPGAHERPLVFENNDRPGIMLASAVRSYLNRYAVAAGQRVVISTTNDSAYALAADLRAAGVKVAAVVDARPALTQVAAAAVESGTRVLIGSAVANTAAGDDGRLFAVTVRSINDDGELTSGVEEIACDLLAVSGGWSPLVHLHSQRQGKLRWDDELAAFVPSTAVPNQQTIGSGRGSFELADVLAEGISAGAAAAIAAGFASETKPSVLGEPKASAPTRQLWLVPGQDGTPDDWHHHFVDFQRDQSVADVLRSTGAGMRSVEHIKRYTSISTANDQGKTSGVNAIGVIAAALRSVGDASRGIGDIGTTTYRAPFTPVAFAALAGRQRGELFDPARVTSINPWHVAQGALFEDVGQWKRPWYYPQIGEDMDAAVLRECGAVRDSVGFMDATTLGKIEIRGKDAGEFLNRIYTNAFKKLAPGSARYGVMCMADGMIFDDGVTLRLDDDRYFMTTTTGGAAKVLDWLEEWLQTEWPELDVHCTSVTEQWSTIAVVGPKSRAVLAKVAPELAKDGGLEAEAFPFMTFRETTLASGVQARVCRISFSGELAYEINVPSWYGLNTWEAVAAAGAEFNITPYGTETMHVLRAEKGYPIVGQDTDGTVTPQDAGMEWVVSKAKDFIGKRSYARADARREDRKHLVSVLPVDGTIRLPEGTQLVEKGISTSPAYGPVPMEGFVTSSYHSAALGRSFGLALIKNGRNRIGETLVAAAGDQLVDVVVAETVLFDPEGTRKDG from the coding sequence GTGACTTCCCAGAACGCCCGCCTCGCAGCCGGCGGACGCATCGACCGCACCATCTCCTGGCGATTCACCGTGGACGGCGAGGAATTCACCGGCCACCCCGGCGACACACTCGCCTCGGCGCTGCTCGCCAACGGCCGGATCGCCGCCGGAAACTCGCTGTACGAGGACCGCGCACGCGGCATCATGTCCGCCGGCGTTGAGGAATCCAACGCACTGGTTCGCGTTGAAGCCCGGTTCCCGGGCCACGTGGCCGAGTCCATGCTTCCCGCCACCACCGTCACCCTGGTGGACGGCCTGGCAGCAGGCATGCTGAACGGCCTGGGCAAGCTGGACCCGGAAGATGACCGTGCGGAGTACGACAAGAAGTACGTCCACACCGACGTCCTGATCATCGGCGGTGGCCCTGCCGGCCTGGCCGCGGCCCGTGAAGCGGTCCGCGCCGGCGCCCGGGTGATGCTGATGGACGACCAGCCCGAACTGGGCGGCTCCCTGCTGTCCGGGTCCACTGCCTCCGGCCTCGCCGAGACCATCGAAGGCAATCCGGCCCTGGAGTGGGTGGCGGACGTGGAAGCCGAACTGGTTTCCGGGGCCGAAAGCACGGTCCTGAACCGCACCACGGCCTTCGGCGCCTACGACGCCAACTACGTTATTGCGGTCCAGAACCGCACCGACCACCTGTCCAGCCCGGCAGCGCCCGGCGTCTCCCGGCAGCGGATTTGGCACGTGCGTGCTAATCAGGTGATTCTGGCCCCCGGCGCCCACGAGCGTCCGCTGGTCTTCGAGAACAACGACCGCCCCGGCATTATGCTGGCCTCCGCCGTCCGCAGCTACCTCAACCGTTACGCCGTCGCCGCTGGCCAGCGCGTGGTCATCAGCACCACCAACGACAGCGCCTACGCCCTCGCCGCGGACCTGCGGGCCGCCGGCGTCAAGGTGGCGGCCGTGGTCGACGCCCGCCCTGCCCTCACCCAGGTGGCAGCAGCCGCTGTCGAATCCGGCACCCGGGTTCTGATCGGCAGTGCCGTTGCCAACACGGCAGCCGGCGATGACGGCCGGCTGTTCGCAGTCACCGTCCGCAGCATCAACGACGACGGCGAGCTCACCTCCGGCGTCGAAGAGATCGCCTGCGACCTTCTGGCAGTCTCCGGCGGCTGGAGCCCGCTGGTGCACCTCCACTCCCAGCGGCAGGGCAAGCTGCGCTGGGACGACGAACTGGCCGCTTTCGTGCCAAGCACCGCAGTTCCGAACCAGCAGACCATCGGCTCCGGCCGCGGCAGCTTCGAACTTGCCGACGTCCTTGCCGAGGGCATTTCCGCCGGCGCCGCCGCGGCCATCGCCGCGGGATTCGCGTCGGAAACCAAACCGTCAGTCCTCGGCGAACCGAAAGCTTCAGCTCCGACCCGCCAGCTCTGGCTGGTACCGGGCCAGGACGGCACCCCGGATGACTGGCACCACCACTTCGTGGACTTCCAGCGGGACCAGTCAGTGGCTGACGTGCTGCGGTCCACCGGTGCCGGCATGCGGTCTGTGGAGCACATCAAGCGGTACACCTCCATCAGCACCGCCAACGACCAGGGCAAGACCTCCGGCGTCAACGCGATCGGCGTCATCGCCGCCGCGCTCCGGAGCGTCGGCGACGCGTCCCGAGGCATCGGCGACATTGGCACCACCACGTACCGCGCACCGTTCACTCCGGTGGCATTCGCAGCACTGGCCGGACGCCAGCGCGGCGAGCTGTTCGACCCCGCCCGCGTCACGTCGATCAACCCGTGGCACGTGGCCCAGGGCGCACTGTTCGAGGACGTGGGGCAGTGGAAGCGCCCCTGGTACTACCCGCAGATCGGGGAAGACATGGACGCAGCCGTGCTGCGCGAATGCGGTGCCGTCCGCGACTCCGTCGGGTTCATGGACGCCACCACCCTCGGCAAGATCGAAATCCGCGGCAAGGATGCCGGTGAGTTCCTCAACCGGATCTACACCAACGCGTTCAAAAAGCTCGCCCCGGGTTCGGCCCGCTACGGCGTGATGTGCATGGCGGACGGCATGATCTTCGACGACGGCGTGACCCTGCGCCTGGACGATGACCGTTACTTCATGACCACCACCACCGGCGGCGCCGCGAAGGTGCTGGACTGGCTGGAGGAATGGCTGCAGACCGAATGGCCGGAGCTGGACGTGCACTGCACCTCGGTGACCGAACAGTGGAGCACCATTGCCGTCGTCGGGCCTAAATCCCGCGCGGTCCTGGCAAAGGTGGCCCCCGAACTCGCAAAGGACGGCGGGCTGGAAGCCGAAGCCTTCCCGTTCATGACGTTCCGCGAAACCACCCTCGCCTCAGGCGTGCAGGCCAGGGTCTGCCGGATCTCCTTCTCCGGCGAACTGGCCTACGAGATCAACGTGCCGTCCTGGTACGGGCTTAATACCTGGGAAGCCGTGGCCGCGGCAGGCGCCGAATTCAACATCACCCCCTACGGCACCGAAACCATGCACGTGCTCCGCGCCGAAAAGGGCTACCCGATCGTCGGGCAGGACACCGACGGCACCGTCACCCCGCAGGATGCGGGCATGGAATGGGTGGTGTCCAAGGCCAAGGACTTCATCGGCAAGCGCTCCTACGCCCGAGCCGATGCCCGGCGCGAGGACCGCAAGCACCTGGTCAGCGTCCTGCCTGTGGACGGCACCATCCGGCTGCCCGAAGGCACCCAGCTCGTGGAGAAGGGCATCAGCACCAGCCCCGCCTACGGCCCGGTCCCCATGGAGGGCTTCGTCACCTCGAGCTACCACAGCGCCGCCCTGGGCCGCTCGTTTGGGCTGGCACTGATCAAGAATGGCCGCAACCGCATCGGCGAGACCCTGGTGGCCGCAGCCGGCGACCAGCTGGTTGATGTTGTTGTCGCAGAAACCGTACTTTTTGACCCCGAAGGGACCCGCAAAGATGGCTAA
- a CDS encoding sarcosine oxidase subunit delta: MLLISCPNCGSRDETEFHYGGQAHVAYPENPNELNDREWAEFLFYRDNTKGAFAERWLHSTGCRQWFNMLRDTVTYEIHAIYPMGAPRPDAAAPARESGTASLAADSTTTGTAAPSTATTSIAASTSSASITAPEGATK, encoded by the coding sequence ATGCTCCTCATTTCATGCCCCAACTGCGGCTCCCGCGACGAGACCGAGTTCCACTACGGCGGGCAGGCCCACGTGGCCTATCCGGAAAACCCGAACGAACTGAACGACCGCGAATGGGCCGAGTTCCTGTTCTACCGGGACAACACCAAAGGCGCTTTTGCCGAACGCTGGCTCCACAGCACCGGCTGCCGCCAGTGGTTCAACATGCTCCGCGACACGGTCACCTACGAGATCCATGCGATCTACCCCATGGGCGCGCCCCGGCCTGACGCAGCCGCCCCGGCACGTGAGTCCGGCACGGCCAGCCTCGCGGCTGACAGCACCACCACCGGTACCGCTGCGCCGAGCACCGCCACGACCAGCATCGCCGCCAGCACCTCATCTGCCAGCATCACCGCCCCGGAAGGAGCAACCAAGTGA